GAGGTCATCCCGAGGGCCCAGGAGAACGACCGCAAGGAGGCTTTCCCGTGGGATCTCATGCCCGGGCTGCGCCGCCTGGGGCTTTTAGGCATCGTTTTCCCCAAGGAGTACGGGGGGCAGGCCTTGGACGCGATCTCCCTCTGCCTCATCCTGGAGGAGTTGGGGCGTGCCGACGCGGCCCTGGCCCTTACCGTTGAGTCCCACAATGGGCTTTGCACCAACCATCTCTTTCTGCACGCGAGCGCGGAGCAAAAGCGCAAATACCTGCCGCGCCTGGCCACCGGCGAGGTGTTGGGCGCCTGGGCTTTGACCGAGCCCCAGGCGGGCTCCGACGCCGCCTCCATCCGCACCAAGGCCGTGCTCGAGGGCTCCCGCTGGGTGATCAACGGCTCCAAGACCTTCACGACCCAGGGGTCGGTGGCCGGCGTGTACGTGGTTTTCGCCCAAACCGGGGAGCATCCCTCTGGGGGGAGGGGGCTGACCGCCTTTGTCATGGAGAAGGGCACCCCGGGCCTCAACGTCGGAAAAATCGAGAAGAAGATGGGAATCCGCTCCTCCGACACCGCCCAGCTTCACCTGCAGAACGTGCGCCTGTCCCAGGACCATGTGGTGGGAAAACCTGGCCGTGCCTTCCGCGACGCCATGACGGTGCTCGACGGCGGCCGGGTGGCCATCTCGGGAATTTCCGTGGGCATCGCCCGCGCGGCCCTCGAGGAGGGGATCAAGTGGGTCAAACCCCGCCAGAAGGAGTACGGCATCCGCCCGAACTCTGCGGGGCTCACCGCGGCCCAGCGCACCTTGGCCCAGATCGCGGCCGAGGTGGACGCGGCTAGGCTTCTGGCCCTGCGCGCAGCCTTCCTCCTTGACGCGGGCCGGCCCTATTCCCGGGAGGCTTCCATTGCCAAGCTCGTGAGCGGGGATTTGGCCATGCGCGCTCCCACGGAGATATTGGACGTGATCGGGCCCCACGGGGCCTCCTTCGATTGCCCGGTCCAGCGCTTTTTCCGCGACGCCAAGCTCTACCAGATCGGGGAGGGCTCGAGCCAAATTCAGCAATTGGTGATCAGCCGGCTCCTCTTGAGCGAGGCGGCGGCCGAGCGGGTCTATGCCTGAGGCCAAGGCCGACTATTCCCAGACTTTGAACCTTCCCAAGACGGATTTCCCCATGAGGGGGGATCTGCCCAAGAGGGAGCCCGGGATACTGGAACTCTGGTCCAAGATCGGGCTTTACGAGGCCCTGCGAAAGAAACAGCAGGGCCGGCCCCTGTTCGCGCTTCACGACGGCCCGCCCTATGCCAACGGCGGCATCCACATCGGCCACGCCTTGAACAAGGTCTTGAAGGACATGGTGGTCAAATCCCGCGCCGTCATGGGCTGCCGCACCCCTTATGTGCCGGGCTGGGACTGCCACGGCCTTCCCATCGAGGCGGCGCTCTTGAAGGAGCTCAAGATGGGGAAAAGGGGCGTCAAAGACATCCCCGCCTTTCGCGCCCAGGCCGAGGCATTCGCCGAGCGCTTCATCTCTCTCCAGCGCGAGGAGTTCCGTCGCTTGGGGGTTCTGGGCGACTGGGAAAGACCATACAAAACGATGTCCAGGGAGTACGAGTCGCGCGTCCTGCGCGCATTCCGGCTGCTTTTGAAGGGGGGCTACGTCTACCGGGGACTCAAACCCGTGTATTGGTGCGTCTCCTGCGAGACCGCTTTGGCCGAGGCCGAGATCGAGTACAAGGACAAGGCCTCTCCCTCGGTTTTCGCGGCCTTCCCGATCGAATACCCTAAGGAGCTGTCGGGCGCCGAGGTCCTGGTGTGGACCACGACCCCGTGGACCTTGCCCGCCAATATGGCCGCGGCCTTCCATCCGGAGCTTGAGTACGTGGCGGTCGAGGCAGAGCGGTCCGACTGGGCAAAGCCCAGGATACTGCTCCTGGCCAAGACCAGGCTCGAGGCCGCGATGAAGGCCTTGGGGGCCAGTCCCAAGGATATTCTCTACACCTACCGCGGCAAGGACTTGGCCCCCAGCCACCCGCCGGACAGGCGGGCCAACTTCGTCTACCGCAAGCCCTTCGGCGGCGGGGAGGGGATTGGGGTTCTGGCCGAGTACGTGAGCGCCGATGAGGGCACCGGGATCGTGCACACGGCCCCCGGCCACGGGGCCGACGATTTTCATACCGGCCAGCATTACGGCCTCGACATTTTCTGCCCGGTGGACGCGTCGGGGCGCTTTACCGAGGACGTTCCTGAGCGCCAGCTCCTGGAGGGCAAGGCGATTTTCTCCGAGGGAAACCCGATCGTCGCCTCGGCCTTGAAGGAGAGGGGCCTTCTCCTTGCCGAGGCGCAGATTCAGCACAGCTACCCGCATTGCTGGCGCTGCAAGAATCCCATCGTGTTCCGGGCCACCGAGCAGTGGTTTTTGAGCGTAAATTTCAATAATCTGCGCGACCGGCTCCTCAAGGCCGTCGGGGAGGCGCGCTGGATTCCCGAGGCGGGGCGGGACCGCATCTCCAGCATGGTTGAGCTCCGGCCGGACTGGTGCCTGTCCCGACAGCGGGTTTGGGGGACCCCCATCCCGGTGCTTTTCTGCGCGCGGTGCCATCATCCCCTGAAAGACGACGCGGTCCTCGAGGCAATCGAGAATAAGGTGGCGGCCGAAGGGGACTCCTTCTGGTTCGAGAATTGGGGGGTGCATGTCACCGAGAAGATTTGGGACTTCCTTCCTCACGGCTTGACTTGCCGCTGCGGGTCTTCGGAGTTTCGCCGCGAGACCGACATCCTGGACGTCTGGATCGACTCCGGAGCCTCGTGGCTGGCCGTCCTCGAGCCGGAGGGCCAAGCCCCCTGCGACCTCTACCTCGAGGGCTCCGACCAGCACCGCGGCTGGTTCCAGAGCTCCTTGGTCCTCTCGGTCGCGATCGCGGGTAAGGCTCCCTACAAGTCCGTGCTCACCCATGGCTTTGTCTTGGACCAGCAGGGCCGGGCCATGCACAAGTCCGCCGGCAACGTCGTGGCACCCCAGGAAGTGATCCAGAAGATGGGGGCCGACGTCTTGAGGCTTTGGGTGGCCCTTTCCGACTACAGCGACGACGTGCGGATTTCAGATAAGCTCCTGGAAGGTCCTGCAGACTCCTACCGCAGATTTAGAAACACCGTGCGCTACCTCTTGGGCAATCTCTCGGACTTCGACGCGGCCAAGCACGCCGTTGCCTTCGGAAAGCTCCCGGAGCTCGAGCGCTACATACTGCACCGCCTGGGGCTGCTCCAGAAAGGGATGCTTGAGGACTACCGCGAGTACCGCTTCCGCCATGCCGCGCGCGCGCTGGTGGATTTCTGCTCTTTTGATCTTTCCGCGTTCTACCTCGACATTTTGAAGGATAGGCTCTACACCTTCGCGCCCGACGATCCCTCGCGCCGCGCGGCCCAAACCGCGATGGCGGAGTGCCTAAAAAGGCTTCTCATCCTGGCTTCGCCCATTCTGTCTTTTACTTCCGAGGAGGCGTGGCAGTATTGGGCCCTGGGAGGGGAGGCGAGCGTGTTTTTGGCCGACCTCTCCGAGATCGCTCCGGAATGGGAGAACCTCGCCCTTTCGGAGCGCTGGGAGGCGGTGCGCCGGGTGCGCGAAAGGGCACAGAAGGCCCTCGAGGAGGCCCGGGGGGCCCGGAAAATCGGTTCCTCGCTTCAAGCCAAGGTGGTTTTCAAGGGATCCGCTCCAGGGGATGATGCCCTTCCCATCAATTGGCCTGAAATACTGCTAGTCTCCCAAGTGGAGCATCTCAAGGGGCAGGGAGAGCTCGAGATCGAGGTTCAAGCCGCCGAGGGCGCCAAATGCCCGCGCTGCTGGAGATACCAAACCGACATCGGGGTCTCGGCCTCCCATCCCGAGCTCTGCGGCCGCTGTGCTACGCATCTGTCCCGGTGATGTTCCGGGCGCTGGCGGTGGTACTTCTGTTTCTGGCCGACCGCTTGACCAAGTATTGGGCTCTTCACGTCCTCAAGGCTCAATACTCACTTCCGGTGCTTCCCTTCTTCCACCTGACCTACATCGAGAACACCGGCGCCGCCTTCGGGGTCGGAAACGGCAAAAACTTAAACTTCTTTTTCATCGTCCTCACTTCCATCTTGACCGGATTTCTCTTCTACATGCACAAGGCCTGGGCTCGGAAGAACGCCTGGGTCGCCGTGGGCCTGGTCTTGGTCACGGCCGGGGCTTTGGGGAATTTGTACGACCGAGTATTCTACGGCTACGTGGTGGACTTCCTCGACTTCCGGGTCTGGCCCGTGTTCAACCTCGCGGACTCCTGCGTCACGGTGGGGGCGGCCTGCCTGGCTTGGGGGTTGAGAGGAGAGTAGACTTATCCACCCCACTTCGCGGCGAAGTTCGGTGGATAACCGCTATTTGTTGCTATCCAAGGCCATGGCGTAGCCCCCTATCGTGCCCAGCGTTCCGACGAGCGCCATCCCGGCGGGACCCCCGAAGAACAACCCCAGTATCCCCGCGTAGGTCGCCATCTTGGCCGTGTATATCGGAATGACCCAAGCGTTCTTGTCCTTGGCGGGCGGGTCTTTGTGGTTGGGATTCTTTGGGCCGCCGATAGTTGGAGGCCCCGACGGCTTTCCCGGGCCGGTCGGCGGCTTGACGTCGGGAGGGTTCTTCGCCTCGTAATCGCGGCATAGGAGCTCGGCCTTTTCTACCTTGGGCTGGTCAACGTCCGCCTTCACGGCCGCTCCCTCGGGGGAAGTTGCGTTCACCGCCTGTTTGCCGCGCTCGTTTTCTCCTTGAAGCTGGGGCAAGGCCTTTGGCCCTGTGGGCTGCGCCGGCGCGCCCTTTTTCTCGCGTAGAGGGCAGTAGTAGCCTAAAATGTTGTTCTGCGTGATCCCGCGGCGCTTGAGAGAAGCGGGATAGTCCTTCTCCGGGATTGCCTTGTCCAAGATGTCCTTGATTTTTGGGAAGACCTCTTTTTGCAAGGCTCCGACGCGCGCCTTTCTCTTTTCCTTGTCCGCCTTGGAAAGCTCTATGATCTCTTTTTTCGCCTTCTCCAAATCCGCGTCATTCTTCGCTTTCTCGATGATATTCTGCTCCACGAAGGCCTCGACCACGGGATTGGCGAAAAGGTCGCTCAAGGCCACGGCGAAGGGGTCCTTGTTGAGGTCCTCGGTGCGCTTCAAGAGGCTGCTTAGCTCGGTCGGGGCGTATTTGGAATCCTTGTAGCCGTCGAATTCCACCTTGATGGCGGCCCGCCACTGAGCGATGAAAGGGGGAAGTTTTTGCTTGTCCTTGGCGGCCTCGTCCAGGAGCTTCTGGAAGCGCGGGTAATCGGAGGCCAGGCGTTTCTGGATGTAGGCCGCTTCCATGGCCGCGAGCTTATCGTCCGCCTTTGACGACTGCTTGTAAGTATTCAGGATGTCGGCGATCTTGCCGCGCCAGCACCCGGACTGGACGGGAGAGGCATTGAGCGCCTTGCACCCCGCGGCATAGCTGTCGTAGGAGGTCTTAAAGAGAGGCTCCTGGGCGAAGCTTTCTATGAGAGCCGACTCGAAGGCGCTCAAAGGCTCCTTGTCCTCCTTGCCTTGAGGTTCCTTGGGCGGCTCTCCGATGGAGTCGAGCCCGCCTTCGACCTTCTTGGGGTCGAAGGAAGCCTTGCTCGACTTCATGTAGGCGTCGAGCTCCCTCTTTATGGCGTTGCGGTAGAGATGGGCGGGCTTTGCCGGGGCCAATAGCTTCGGCGCGCGCTTCTGCACGTACTTGGTCTCGAAGGCTTCTGATTTGTCCGCCTTCGGGCCGGAGGCTCCCATATAGCCGAGGACGAAGTTTTGGATGAAGGCGTTCCAGGCTTTGAGCTCATCATTCGGGGTCTTGCCCGGAGCCGGAACTTTCTCCAATTTCGACTCCACTATGCTTTTGGCGAGAAGTTTTTGGTAAGCCCCGAGGCTGCTTTTGTCTATGCGGGAGATGACCGGATCAATCTTGGGCTTCGGTTGAGGTTTTGGCTTGGGCGCGGGCTTCTTTGCTTCGGCTTTAGGTCGGTCCTTGGTATTTTTTGCAGGCGCCGCAGGCCCCAGGCAGGGTAGGAGCAGTATCGCCGCGGCGGCATAAATCACTCTTTTCATGGTGTTTTAGTATAGCCCAAGAAGCCGGAGCGGGACAGGGGCGAAAGGCCCATCTGGAACTGGGCCTTTAGTCCTACGGCGGCGGGGGCGCCCATCAGTCTCCGGGCTCCAGGGGCAGGTAGAAGCTCGCGTCGTAGTCCTTGCCCGGCCGGCGCGGGGGCAAAAAGAAGCATTCCCATCGCGAAAAGACAGGGGTGAAGCGTCATGCTTGGAAGCATAGCCCATGAACGGGATTTTCGCCATAGGCCCTAAGGCCCAACCCCCGTGGCCTGAAGGGCCCAAGGCAAGGCTCCGATCCACCTGTATAATTAATCAATGAGGAATATCACTGGCAGTGTGGCTTTCCTTTTGATGATAACCGGCTCGGCTTGGGCCGATGGAGGGCAGGCCCGCCGGGTCCAGATTTTGAACCGGCTTGCCTCCTACCAGCCATTGCGCCAGCCCATCGAGTTCGCCGTCTCGTCTCTGCGCGGGACATCGTTTCCCGGTGAAGCCAGGGAGGCCTTGGACGTGATGGACGCGGCCGCTCGGCTCCGGCCCGCCCCTTTGATCCCGCGCACCCGCGCCGCCGCATTTGGTTTCAGGGTGGCCCTCGCGCTATTGGCCCAGCCCGAAGAGGTTTTGCGGGAGGTCAACCATCTTCCGCCCGGATTGGGGGAATTGACGCCGGTTTTGAGGGGGCATTCCGACGCGGTGGAGCGCCTCTCTCGCATCGCCGCGTTTCATGGCTTTATCTCGGAAGATGGAATCGAGCAAATGGAGAGGCAAGGCAGGCGATTCTTCGACGCCGCGACGGAGCTCGAGCCGCTGGCCATCGAACGAGGCGCCGGGGGCTGGCGGCGCCTATTGCCGTTTCTTGCGTTTTCTTACCATAGAGGGGTCGAGGAGGCAAAGATGGGGAGGAGCCAGGTGCTGATCGATTTCAGCCCCGTCATGGTGGATCCCGCCGACACCGGGGGCGTGGATGCTCGGCCGTATTTGGCGGCCCATGGGATATTGATCCAGGACATGACTTCCGGCACCCGCCTGGTGGTGCGGGACGCCCGGAGCTATTATGACGGGGACGCGGTCCAGGGCGTTATGGGTTCTAATGTCATGACCCAGCAGGGAAGCAATGAGCCGGTCTCGTTTGTCATGGAGTTCCTCGATGCCGGCCTTAGAGGACTCTCGGCGTCCATGCCCCTCTTTTTCGGTGACCCAGGGGGGATCACCTTGCCGAGCTTGGCGGTAAAAATTTTTGATCGGGCAGGGGATGAGATTTATTCCTTCAGCAGAAATGGGTCCGGCAGCTACGACCGCGTGATCAGGCCTGAAGGCTTTGCCCTCGCCCGGCCCGGCATTAAATGGGCGCGGTTTTTTTCAAGCAACCTCGGGACGGCTTTCAACGCGGCCTTATTCGACCGATTTCTCCTGGACTACTGACTTCTGTCCAACAGCCCCACGAGCTCCACGTGGGAGGTCTGGGGGAAGAGGTCCACGGGCTGGACCTTGAGGAGCTTGAAGCCGGAATGGCAGAGGAAGGACGCGTCCCGGGCGAAGGTGGCCGGGTTGCAGGAGACGTAGACCAGGCGTCGTATCTCGCGGGCGGTCAAGGCCTTGAGCACGGGGTGGCTGAGTCCCGCCCGGGGGGGATCGGCCAGGGCCGCCACGCGATCGGGGAACTCCTTCTTAAGCCGGGGCAGGGCCGCTTCCGCTCGACTGGCGGTAAAACGAACATTTTTGACATTATTTCTCTCGGCATTGGCCCAGGCGTCGCGGATAGCCTGCTGGTTTTCCTCTATGCCGATGATTCTGGGAAGGCCTTGCGCCGCCCAGAGGGTCAAGGTTCCGGCCCCGCAGTAGAGATCTAGTCCCATCTTAAAGTTGGGAGAACCTTCTCTAAGGAAGGAAAGGGCTGTGTCGTAGAGCTTTTCGCTGGCCCCGGTGTTGACCTGGAGAAAGGCCCCCGGCGAGACCAGGAAGGAGAATTTTCCGATTTTTTCCTCGATTTGCTTGGCGCCCCACAAGTGCTTCCACTGCTGTCCCAGAATGACGGACGTTTTAAGGGGTTGAATGTTTTGGTGCAGGCTTATGATTTCCGGGAACGCGCCCCTGAGCTCCTGGATGAATTCGTCCCTCTGGCGGAACTCCAAACCCTTGGTGACCAAAGCGGCCAAGGCCTTGCCTTGGCCGTTGGTCCTGACCAAAAGGTGGCGCAGCCAGCCATGGGCCGAGTCCTCGTCATAGACCGGCCAATCCCAGCGCTGCGCCAATTGCTTGATCTTGAGCGCGATTTTGACGGCAAGCTCGGGCTGGACCGGGCATGCCGAGAAGTCCACGATGCGGTGCGAGCCGGGGGCGTAGAAGCCTGCCAGCACTTTGGAACCAGGGCCTTTGCCAAGTCTCCCGAAGGGAATCTGGACCTTGTTGCGGTAGGCCCAGTCCTGAGGCGAAGGGATGGTTTCGAGCACCGGAACGTCGGGAAGCTTGCCGATGCGCCTCAAGGCGT
The Elusimicrobiota bacterium DNA segment above includes these coding regions:
- a CDS encoding acyl-CoA dehydrogenase family protein, with product MDFDLEPRHLEIQRKVREFCEQEVIPRAQENDRKEAFPWDLMPGLRRLGLLGIVFPKEYGGQALDAISLCLILEELGRADAALALTVESHNGLCTNHLFLHASAEQKRKYLPRLATGEVLGAWALTEPQAGSDAASIRTKAVLEGSRWVINGSKTFTTQGSVAGVYVVFAQTGEHPSGGRGLTAFVMEKGTPGLNVGKIEKKMGIRSSDTAQLHLQNVRLSQDHVVGKPGRAFRDAMTVLDGGRVAISGISVGIARAALEEGIKWVKPRQKEYGIRPNSAGLTAAQRTLAQIAAEVDAARLLALRAAFLLDAGRPYSREASIAKLVSGDLAMRAPTEILDVIGPHGASFDCPVQRFFRDAKLYQIGEGSSQIQQLVISRLLLSEAAAERVYA
- the lspA gene encoding signal peptidase II; the protein is MFRALAVVLLFLADRLTKYWALHVLKAQYSLPVLPFFHLTYIENTGAAFGVGNGKNLNFFFIVLTSILTGFLFYMHKAWARKNAWVAVGLVLVTAGALGNLYDRVFYGYVVDFLDFRVWPVFNLADSCVTVGAACLAWGLRGE
- the rlmD gene encoding 23S rRNA (uracil(1939)-C(5))-methyltransferase RlmD; this encodes MEKLIVRVERMAPEGEAIARAEGASRVIFVSHGVPGDRLEVELIEAKSSYAKARIVKILEPGPERILPPCPLHFDPSRPVPACGGCDWQQFGYPAQLKHKREVILDALRRIGKLPDVPVLETIPSPQDWAYRNKVQIPFGRLGKGPGSKVLAGFYAPGSHRIVDFSACPVQPELAVKIALKIKQLAQRWDWPVYDEDSAHGWLRHLLVRTNGQGKALAALVTKGLEFRQRDEFIQELRGAFPEIISLHQNIQPLKTSVILGQQWKHLWGAKQIEEKIGKFSFLVSPGAFLQVNTGASEKLYDTALSFLREGSPNFKMGLDLYCGAGTLTLWAAQGLPRIIGIEENQQAIRDAWANAERNNVKNVRFTASRAEAALPRLKKEFPDRVAALADPPRAGLSHPVLKALTAREIRRLVYVSCNPATFARDASFLCHSGFKLLKVQPVDLFPQTSHVELVGLLDRSQ
- the ileS gene encoding isoleucine--tRNA ligase; this encodes MPEAKADYSQTLNLPKTDFPMRGDLPKREPGILELWSKIGLYEALRKKQQGRPLFALHDGPPYANGGIHIGHALNKVLKDMVVKSRAVMGCRTPYVPGWDCHGLPIEAALLKELKMGKRGVKDIPAFRAQAEAFAERFISLQREEFRRLGVLGDWERPYKTMSREYESRVLRAFRLLLKGGYVYRGLKPVYWCVSCETALAEAEIEYKDKASPSVFAAFPIEYPKELSGAEVLVWTTTPWTLPANMAAAFHPELEYVAVEAERSDWAKPRILLLAKTRLEAAMKALGASPKDILYTYRGKDLAPSHPPDRRANFVYRKPFGGGEGIGVLAEYVSADEGTGIVHTAPGHGADDFHTGQHYGLDIFCPVDASGRFTEDVPERQLLEGKAIFSEGNPIVASALKERGLLLAEAQIQHSYPHCWRCKNPIVFRATEQWFLSVNFNNLRDRLLKAVGEARWIPEAGRDRISSMVELRPDWCLSRQRVWGTPIPVLFCARCHHPLKDDAVLEAIENKVAAEGDSFWFENWGVHVTEKIWDFLPHGLTCRCGSSEFRRETDILDVWIDSGASWLAVLEPEGQAPCDLYLEGSDQHRGWFQSSLVLSVAIAGKAPYKSVLTHGFVLDQQGRAMHKSAGNVVAPQEVIQKMGADVLRLWVALSDYSDDVRISDKLLEGPADSYRRFRNTVRYLLGNLSDFDAAKHAVAFGKLPELERYILHRLGLLQKGMLEDYREYRFRHAARALVDFCSFDLSAFYLDILKDRLYTFAPDDPSRRAAQTAMAECLKRLLILASPILSFTSEEAWQYWALGGEASVFLADLSEIAPEWENLALSERWEAVRRVRERAQKALEEARGARKIGSSLQAKVVFKGSAPGDDALPINWPEILLVSQVEHLKGQGELEIEVQAAEGAKCPRCWRYQTDIGVSASHPELCGRCATHLSR